One Qipengyuania gaetbuli genomic region harbors:
- the rpsD gene encoding 30S ribosomal protein S4 has protein sequence MSKRKSAKYKLDRRMGENIWGRPNSPVNKRSYGPGQHGQRRKGKMSDFGLQLRAKQKLKGYYGDVTEKQFKRTYQEASRMKGDTGQNLIGLLEQRLDMVVYRAKFAPTIFAARQIVSHGHIYLNGVKTNIASARVKVGDVVSLGSKAKEMALVIEAQSLPEREIPDYVAPDGNDKITFTRVPKLDEVPYPVTMEPNLVVEFYSR, from the coding sequence ATGTCGAAGCGCAAGAGCGCCAAGTACAAACTCGACCGCCGGATGGGTGAAAACATCTGGGGTCGTCCGAATTCCCCGGTCAACAAGCGTTCGTATGGTCCCGGCCAGCACGGCCAGCGCCGCAAGGGCAAGATGTCCGACTTCGGCCTGCAGCTGCGCGCCAAGCAGAAGCTCAAGGGCTACTACGGCGACGTGACCGAAAAGCAGTTCAAGCGCACCTACCAGGAAGCGTCGCGCATGAAGGGCGACACCGGCCAGAACCTGATCGGCCTGCTCGAGCAGCGTCTCGACATGGTCGTCTATCGCGCCAAGTTCGCTCCGACCATCTTCGCCGCCCGCCAGATCGTGAGCCACGGCCACATCTACCTCAACGGCGTGAAGACCAACATCGCCTCGGCCCGCGTCAAGGTCGGCGACGTCGTCAGCCTCGGCAGCAAGGCCAAGGAAATGGCGCTGGTCATCGAAGCACAGAGCCTGCCCGAGCGTGAAATTCCGGACTACGTTGCCCCCGACGGCAACGACAAGATCACGTTCACCCGCGTGCCGAAGCTCGACGAAGTGCCCTACCCGGTCACGATGGAACCGAACCTGGTCGTCGAATTCTATTCGCGCTGA
- a CDS encoding phosphoribosylanthranilate isomerase, which produces MGAPLIKICGIATAEALDAAIASQADFVGLVFFPPSPRHIGGHAAAALAARAGSRIGRVGLFVDADDSTMAEGIAAGRLDAVQLHGEETPARVAQVKARFRLPVWKAIPVSTAADVARAEDYRGVADLLLFDAKTPKDAALPGGMGLRFDWSLLAAQKGRSGWGLAGGLSPANVADAVHLTAAPLVDTSSGVETAPGIKDPDLVRAFCEAARGA; this is translated from the coding sequence ATGGGTGCCCCCCTGATCAAGATCTGCGGCATAGCAACTGCCGAAGCGCTGGACGCAGCAATCGCCTCGCAGGCCGATTTCGTGGGGCTGGTCTTCTTTCCGCCCTCTCCCCGACATATCGGCGGACACGCTGCGGCGGCGCTTGCCGCAAGGGCCGGCAGCCGCATCGGGCGGGTCGGACTGTTCGTCGATGCCGACGATAGCACAATGGCGGAAGGCATTGCCGCCGGGCGGCTCGACGCGGTGCAATTGCACGGCGAAGAGACACCCGCGCGCGTCGCACAGGTGAAGGCGCGGTTCCGCTTGCCGGTCTGGAAGGCAATCCCGGTATCAACTGCCGCCGATGTAGCCCGGGCCGAAGACTATCGCGGTGTGGCAGACCTGCTGTTGTTCGACGCGAAAACGCCGAAGGACGCCGCGCTTCCCGGCGGGATGGGACTGCGGTTCGACTGGTCGCTGCTTGCAGCCCAGAAGGGCCGTTCCGGCTGGGGCCTTGCTGGCGGCTTGTCTCCTGCCAACGTCGCCGATGCCGTCCACCTGACCGCAGCCCCGCTGGTCGATACGTCTTCCGGCGTCGAAACGGCTCCCGGCATCAAGGACCCGGACCTCGTCCGCGCCTTCTGCGAAGCTGCCCGAGGCGCTTGA
- a CDS encoding GNAT family N-acetyltransferase — protein sequence MNRFEEASPQDAEEIRQLVESAYRGDSARRGWTHEADLLEGERTSMDEIEGMIDAPGIALCVARNEEDRIVGCVAVTAVSDTLGYLGMLTVSPTLQSAGLGTKLLRGAEEKARSMGLKAMEMTVISQRNSLIAWYERSGYRPTGERRPFPILRNPPLEFVVLAKPLVAD from the coding sequence TTGAATCGATTCGAGGAGGCGTCGCCGCAAGACGCCGAAGAAATCCGGCAGCTGGTCGAAAGCGCCTATCGCGGCGATTCCGCGCGCCGCGGCTGGACCCACGAGGCCGACCTCCTCGAGGGTGAGCGCACCTCGATGGACGAGATCGAGGGGATGATCGACGCGCCCGGCATCGCCCTGTGTGTTGCGCGCAACGAAGAGGACAGGATCGTCGGCTGCGTTGCCGTGACCGCCGTCAGCGACACGCTCGGTTACCTCGGCATGCTGACCGTTTCCCCAACCCTGCAATCGGCAGGCCTGGGAACGAAGCTCCTGCGCGGAGCCGAGGAGAAAGCGCGTTCAATGGGTCTGAAGGCCATGGAGATGACCGTCATCTCCCAAAGAAACTCGCTCATCGCATGGTACGAACGCAGCGGCTATCGTCCGACGGGCGAACGGCGGCCCTTCCCTATCCTGCGGAATCCGCCGCTCGAATTCGTGGTTCTGGCAAAGCCCCTGGTGGCCGACTAG
- the pyrF gene encoding orotidine-5'-phosphate decarboxylase, which produces MSNPIYLALDVPRLRDGVALAEKVKAHVGGIKLGLEFFCAHGAHGVHMIGQLGLPIFLDLKLYDIPNTVAGAMHAIHSLEPAIITIHASGGRAMMEDAKAAAGEHTKVVGVTMLTSMDDRDLQRTGVQGSAHDHVMRLAELAHESGLDGIVCSGQEVKAVHSQWKDGYFVVPGLRPAGSAVGDQKRVVTPRQARDDGASVLVIGRPISRADDPAEAARAIEATL; this is translated from the coding sequence ATGAGCAATCCGATCTACCTTGCGCTGGACGTCCCGCGCCTGAGGGACGGCGTTGCCCTGGCCGAAAAGGTGAAGGCGCACGTGGGCGGCATCAAGCTGGGCCTCGAGTTCTTCTGCGCGCACGGGGCGCACGGGGTGCACATGATCGGCCAGCTCGGCCTGCCGATCTTCCTCGACCTCAAGCTTTACGACATTCCCAACACCGTGGCCGGCGCGATGCACGCGATCCATTCGCTGGAGCCGGCGATCATCACCATCCACGCCAGCGGTGGGCGGGCCATGATGGAAGACGCCAAGGCTGCGGCGGGCGAGCATACCAAGGTCGTCGGTGTCACCATGCTGACCAGCATGGACGACCGAGATCTTCAGCGCACAGGCGTGCAGGGAAGCGCGCACGACCATGTCATGCGCCTTGCCGAACTGGCGCACGAAAGCGGGCTCGACGGCATCGTGTGCTCTGGCCAAGAGGTCAAGGCAGTCCACAGCCAGTGGAAGGACGGCTATTTCGTCGTTCCCGGCCTGCGCCCGGCAGGCAGCGCGGTCGGCGACCAGAAGCGTGTCGTAACACCCCGGCAAGCGCGCGACGACGGGGCCAGCGTGCTGGTCATCGGTCGCCCGATCAGCCGGGCCGACGATCCCGCAGAAGCCGCCCGCGCGATCGAGGCGACACTTTGA
- a CDS encoding DUF1049 domain-containing protein — MQIVRTILWVLLLVAVLAFSFGNWDKQIDVRIWPGIVWDTRVPALVIVSFMIGLIPMWLYHRGVRWRQARRISALEQATAKMASPRVDDTPVTAPAPVEATASPAAEPANPVEPEPDQRA; from the coding sequence ATGCAGATTGTCCGGACGATCCTTTGGGTATTGCTGCTGGTGGCGGTGCTCGCCTTCTCCTTCGGCAACTGGGACAAGCAGATCGACGTGCGGATCTGGCCCGGCATCGTCTGGGACACGCGCGTCCCTGCGCTCGTGATCGTTTCGTTCATGATCGGACTCATCCCGATGTGGCTCTATCACCGCGGCGTCCGCTGGCGGCAGGCCCGGCGTATCTCCGCGCTGGAGCAGGCAACGGCCAAGATGGCGAGCCCGCGGGTGGACGATACGCCCGTCACGGCCCCCGCACCCGTCGAAGCCACCGCCTCGCCCGCTGCGGAACCGGCCAATCCGGTCGAGCCCGAACCCGATCAGCGGGCATGA
- the purB gene encoding adenylosuccinate lyase, translated as MVPRYARPAMTALWEPEAKYRIWFEIEAHATEKLGELGVVPKSAAKALWDWWATDPKIDVEAIDAIEAVTKHDVIAFLTWVAENVGDEARFMHQGMTSSDVLDTTLAVQLARATDILLEDMDALLEAIERRAKEHKYTPTIGRSHGIHAEPVTFGLKLAQAYAEFDRCKTRLLAAREEIATCAISGAVGTFANIDPSVEEYVAEKMGLKAEPVSTQVIPRDRHAMYFSTLAVIAGSIERLAVEIRHLQRTEVLEAEEYFSPGQKGSSAMPHKRNPILTENLTGQARMIRAYALPALENVALWHERDISHSSVERFIGPDATITLDFALARLTGVVDKLLVYPERMQANMDRMGGLIHSQRVLLALTQNGVSREDAYRLVQRNAMKVWESDGRLMLLDLLKQDEEVTAALTVEQLEERFDLDYHFKHVDTIFDRVFG; from the coding sequence ATGGTCCCCCGCTATGCCCGCCCTGCCATGACCGCTCTCTGGGAGCCGGAAGCGAAATACCGCATCTGGTTCGAGATCGAAGCCCACGCGACCGAGAAGCTCGGCGAACTCGGCGTGGTGCCGAAAAGCGCGGCCAAGGCCCTGTGGGACTGGTGGGCCACCGACCCCAAGATCGACGTGGAAGCGATCGATGCGATCGAAGCCGTCACCAAGCACGATGTGATCGCTTTCCTCACCTGGGTGGCCGAAAACGTCGGCGACGAGGCACGTTTCATGCACCAGGGCATGACCAGCAGCGATGTGCTGGACACCACGCTTGCCGTGCAGCTGGCCCGTGCAACGGACATCCTGCTTGAAGACATGGACGCCCTGCTCGAAGCAATCGAGCGCCGGGCGAAAGAGCACAAGTACACGCCAACCATCGGCCGCAGCCACGGCATCCACGCAGAGCCGGTGACCTTCGGCCTCAAGCTGGCGCAGGCTTATGCCGAATTCGACCGCTGCAAGACCCGCCTCCTCGCCGCGCGCGAGGAGATCGCGACCTGCGCGATTTCGGGCGCGGTCGGCACCTTCGCCAACATCGATCCGTCGGTCGAGGAATATGTCGCCGAGAAAATGGGCCTCAAGGCAGAGCCCGTCTCGACGCAGGTCATCCCGCGCGATCGCCACGCCATGTATTTCTCGACGCTTGCCGTAATTGCCGGCTCGATCGAGCGCCTTGCCGTGGAAATCCGCCATCTCCAGCGCACCGAAGTGCTTGAAGCCGAGGAATATTTCTCGCCCGGCCAGAAGGGCTCGTCGGCCATGCCGCACAAGCGCAACCCGATCCTGACCGAGAACCTGACCGGCCAGGCCCGCATGATCCGCGCCTATGCCCTGCCCGCGCTGGAAAACGTGGCGCTGTGGCACGAGCGCGATATCTCGCACTCGTCGGTCGAACGCTTCATCGGCCCCGATGCGACCATCACGCTCGACTTCGCGCTCGCCCGCCTGACCGGCGTAGTCGACAAGCTGCTGGTCTATCCCGAGCGCATGCAGGCGAACATGGACCGCATGGGCGGCCTCATTCACTCGCAGCGCGTCCTCCTCGCCCTCACCCAGAACGGCGTGAGCCGCGAGGACGCCTACCGCCTTGTCCAGCGCAATGCGATGAAGGTCTGGGAATCGGACGGCAGGCTGATGCTGCTCGACCTGCTGAAGCAGGACGAGGAGGTGACCGCCGCGCTGACCGTCGAACAGCTCGAGGAACGGTTCGACCTCGATTATCACTTCAAGCACGTCGACACGATTTTCGACCGCGTCTTCGGCTGA